The Micropterus dolomieu isolate WLL.071019.BEF.003 ecotype Adirondacks linkage group LG11, ASM2129224v1, whole genome shotgun sequence genomic interval TGCTCTGTGATGCAAACCTCAAACGCGTGTTCAGTCTCACTTTTACTCTTGAGTACACCTCTGCAACTCACATTTTCAAATTCCATACGGCGCTtgcttaaaatataaataaactaaaaggGCGTTCGGACAGCGCAGGCCAAGGCCAAGAGTCCAGTCTTCTCTGATGTGAAAATCTGCAAGCGCAACCACTATATATGTCTAGATATATTACTTTCAAAATTACAGTATGTCAAAATCGGGTTGTGTCTATACTGAAGGCTTATCATTTCAGATGTGCATTTATTAGGTACTTCAGCGTTCCAAATTAATATGGAGAAAGTACGTCCCTGATTGCTTATTTCTTACATACCTGCTGCATTTGTTTCTACAGCAATGTTTGAGGTGGCTGTTAATCTTTAATTGTGGCACACCATTCAATTTAATTACGACTTGCTTGTGCAAGTTAATTTTACCATAGACCATTGTGACAACTGACATACCTCGCAATGTTACCGaaagtgaaaaggtttttgtgtATCCGCCCCGTGGTTGCaatacattctcactcccaactcgtcacacaTGGATGCTTAGTTAAGACCCCTCGGCATCACTTTTAAACGCCCTGGGCACCCCTTTTGCAATTTTGAAACAGCACGTTGTTAATGtggttggttaggtttaggtttaggaatacatcatggtttgggtcaAAATATCTGCTTCAGTTAAGTTACATAAGTTACACAACTTACTTAAcctacatgacttaaataaaaacattcaatgttgactttttgtttcatatgGGAAATGAACACTGATGTCCTTGTTGAAAGTCTGGTTTCACCCCAACAACCTCCTTTCTCTGACTTTTatgttaaatatcctacacccACCTTTATCATTCAAAAGTGACACTACAGGGTTTTCCCCAGTATGTTGAACTATGACAGTAAGGGGTTtccctgttgtggtggcagcccggctgacggtgagtgtcctggctttttctcctttttgtctgtgattctgttttaaccctggttttctctgttctgcctgcctccctgtgtctcctcccctgtgtgtgtcttctctctctctccctctgctcctgagcccagccacctgcacctcgtcagccacctcctctgcctgccacacctgccagcaatcagcctcatctccaaCAGttcttctaccccggttctccagtcaacccctgcttgatTGTCGTTGCTCCTAACCTGGTGCCGCAAGTTCAATCAAGCTCTTCAACTCTCTGTAGCTTCTCTCATTTCTCCAGCTCTTGGTTCTTCCCTGTGCCACTAACCCTGTCCTTCTGTTTAtctctccccaggttcactcaccctcgtcctccgtccAGTCGGCTGGGCTCTCTCACCTGCCCTCTTCCTTCGggcttcccccacggcgtcctccctgtccTCCCGTGCCTCCTCTCTTTCACGGCCCCCACTGTTCTCTGGTCTCTgcctccttggttccccgtgcctgcgtCTACCCGGCATCACTTCTCCCTCGACTCCggtccctcaaccccttttttcCCCAATAAAACCTGCCAATCTGAGCACTGTagttgggtcctctctgtccccacaccacaccatcGTAACAGAACGATCAAGCCAAACATGGACCCAGCAACCTCATTCCCCTTCACCGATCCCGTGTCCACGCCATGCTCCACACCCTGCTCTGCTAGTGCCGCTAGCCCTCGGCCTgttccccggcctgctagcgccgctagcccccgGCTTgttccccggcctgctagcacTGCTGGCCCCCAGCCTGTTCCCCGGCCTGCAAGTGCCGCTAGCCTCCAGCCTGCCCCCAGTATGGTCCTGATCCTGAGCCTGCTAGTGCCGCTAGCTCCCAGCTTGTCCCTTGGCCTGCTAGCGCTACTAGCCTCCAGTCTGTCCCTCCTGATCCCCAGTCCGTTAGCCCCCAGTCTGGTCCTGATCCCCAGCCCGttagcgccgctagcccccagccaGTCCCCCCGCCTGCTAGCACCACTAGCCTCCAGCCTGTCTCTCCTGATCCCCAGCCCCTTAGGGCCGCTAGCCCCCATACCTTGTCGGGGGACCAATCGACACCAGTCCCGTCGGTGGGTGGGCTGACCCCCGCTCCTCGTGCTCTGTTGGTGGACCAACCGGCCTCAACTCTGCTGGTGGTCCAGCCGACCCTTGCTCCTCGTACCCTATTGGCGGATCGATCGGCACCAGCCCCGTCGGTGGGCCGACcaacccctgctcctcgtgctTTGTTGGCGGATTGACCGACACCagccccgtcggtggtccgaccgacccctgctcctcgtgctTTGTTGGCAGATCGACCGACACCagccccgtcggtggtccggcctacccctgctcctcgtgccTTGTTGGCGGATCGGTCAACATCAGCCCCGTCGGCGGTCTGTCCGACT includes:
- the LOC123979143 gene encoding fibroin heavy chain-like; its protein translation is MDGTAGLRALVRGAEVGRTTDGADVGRSINRARGVVVGQTADGADVDRSANKARGAGVGRTTDGAGVGRSANKARGAGVGRTTDGAGVGQSANKARGAGVGRPTDGAGADRSANRVRGARVGWTTSRVEAGWSTNRARGAGVSPPTDGTGVDWSPDKCAEKTENRMSHRAGIHPDR